Part of the Propioniciclava sp. MC1595 genome is shown below.
TCTTGTTCCGCAGTGACGGGCTGGAGTCGATGGCTCGAGCGATGGTAGCGCGGACCTCGACGTCGCCAGGCTCGCCATGCTGCTCCAGGTACTGGCGCACGAGCATCAGGATGTAGTCGACGTTGACCTCGACCTGCTTGATCAGCTCGATCTCGAAGACGACGTCGTCGTTGATCATCTCCTTGTCCGCGACGGTGACCTTGCGCCGCTCGGCATAGAGATTCAGGTAGACGCTCTGATAGTCCTGTAGCTGCCGCGGCGTCAGGATCTCGTTGCCGGCGAAGTCGTCGAAGCTGGTCAGGATGTTCCGCAGCCGGAGGATCGCCCCGAACAGGGCGATGAACTGCTTCTGGTTCTCCTCGCCCACGATCACCTGCCCCGGCGGGTAGCCGTCCAGGAGTTCGGTGACCTTGGCGGCGTACTCGTCGAAGTACTCCCCGTACGGCCGCAGCAGCGCGACGCCCTTGGCGTCCGCGTTGCCGAACAAGGCCAGGGCTTCGTTGGTCTCGTCCTCGAGGTTCCGGAAGCTGACGATGTTGCCGTACGTCTTAACCGAGTTCAGGATCCGGTTCGTTCGCGAGAACGCCTGGATGAGCCCGTGGGCGCGCAGGTTCTTGTCCACCCACAGCGTGTTCAGGGTGGTGGCGTCGAACCCGGTGAGGAACATGTTGACCACGATCACCAGGTCGAGCTCGCGGTTCTTCAACCGCATCGACAGGTCCTTGTAGTAGTTCTGGAACTTGTCGGCTGACGTGTCATAGCTGGTGCCGAACAGGTCGTTGTAGTCCTGGATCGCGTCCTCCAGGAACTCCCGCGAGCTCTGGTCCAGGTCGTAGGTTTCGAACTCCTCCTCGCCCAGCAGGCCGTCGGGTTCGGCCTCGTTCGCGGCGTAGCTGTAGATCAACCCCACCTTCAGCTGCTGGTCGGATGGCAGTTCGTCCTGGCGGTAGGTGAAGGCGTTGTAGTAGCGCTTCGCGGCCTCGATGGATGCCGTCGCGAACAGCGAGTTGAACCCGACCAGCCGCTTCCCGGCGAGGGTGTAGGTGCTGTTGCGCTTGGTCTTCTGGTCGAAGTGCTCGCGCACATAGGCCACCACTTGGCTGATGCGCTCGGGCGCCAGCAGGGCCTTCTCGGTGTCGATGGCGGATACCTGCTTGTCGGCGATCGCGTCGGAGGTCTTGATCGTGTTGATGTAGTCGATCCGGAAGGGCAGCACGTTGGCGTCGCGGATGGCGTCCACGATCGTGTAGGTGTGCAGCCGGTCGCCGAACGCCTGCTCGGTGGTCCGCAACCCAGGGGTGCCACTGCTCCCGGCGTTCACGGCGAAGATCGGCGTCCCGGTGAACCCGAACAGGTGGTAGTTCTTGAACGCCTTCGTGATCTTGGTGTGCATGTCGCCGAACTGGCTGCGGTGGCACTCATCGAAGATGATGACCACGTGCCCAGCGAAGATCTGGTGCTTGGCGTTCTGCTCGACGAAGCGGGCCAGTTTCTGGATCGTGGTGATGATGATTCGCGAGTTCGGGTCCTCCAGTTGCCGCTTCAACACTTTGGTCGACGTGTTCGAGTTGGCGGCGCCCTTCTCGAAACGCTCGTACTCGCGCATCGTCTGGTAGTCCAGATCCTTGCGGTCCACGACGAACAGCACCTTGTCGATGCTGGGCAGCTTCGTCGCCAGCTGGGCGGTCTTGAAGCTGGTCAGCGTCTTACCTGACCCGGTCGTGTGCCACACATACCCGCCCGCGGCAATCGTTCCCAGGCGTTTGGTGTTGGTGGCGGTCTCGATGCGCCGCAGGATCTGCTCGGTGGCCGCGATCTGGTACGGGCGCATCACCAGCAGCTTGCGGTCGGCGTCGAAAACGCAGTAACGGGTCAGGATGTTCAACAAGGTGTGCTTGGCGAAGAACGTCTTCGTGAACCCGACCAGGTCGGTGATCGGCTTGTTGCTCGCGTCCGCCCACCAACTGGTGAACTCGAAGCTGTTCGACGTCTTCCGCCGGCTCCTCTTCCCGGACGCCTCGGCCAGGTGCTGGTCGCGGACCGTGTTGGAGTAGTACTTCGTCAACGTGCCGTTGCTGATCACGAACAACTGCACGTACTCAAACAGGCCAGAGTCGGCCCAGAAGCTGTCCCGGGCGTACCGGTTGATCTGATTGAACGCCTCCCGGATGTCCACCCCCCGCCGCTTCAACTCCACGTGCACCAACGGCAGGCCGTTCACCAGGATCGTCACGTCATAGCGGTTCGCGTGCACACCACCTGTCTGGACGCCGTCGGCGCCGGCAGTCGCGGCTGGGACCTCGTACTGGTTGATGACCTGCAGGCGGTTGTTGTGGATGTGGGTCTTGTCGAGCAGGTAGATGTTCTTGAACGACCCGTCATCCCGCTTCAACACCTGGACATGGTCGGTCTGGATCTTCGCGGTCTTCTCGACTACGCCCTCGTTGACGCCGGCGATCTGCTGGGTGAAGAACCGCTGCCACTCCCCATCAGTGAACGCGACCTTGTTCAACACCTCCAACTGGGTCCGGAGGTTCGCCACCAGGTCGGCCTCGGCGCGCAGCGGCAGATACTCGTACGCCTGCTCCTGCAACAAGCCGATCAACGCCTTCTCTAGGTCGGCCTCGGACTGGTAGCCAGTCTGCTTGGCCGGGTCAGGAGTGAACTCAGCCACCACCGTCGACTCGGCACTCAACGCGATCGCCTCATAGGCGACGGTCGACCCATCGATCGGCGTCACGACGCCACCTCGTCGAACGTGAGCAAACGATCACGGTAGAACTCATACTGCTGTCGCCGTGCCGTCAACTCCGCAGGTAACCCAACAGATAGGCCGTTCACCAGTGCGTCGAAGGCATCGAGCACCGAGACAACTCGCTCCTGTTCATCCAGGTCAAGCACCGGAATCTGGGCTCGCTTGAGGTTGTCGTTATAAAGCCTGCGGATGGTTCCCCCGTCGGTCGCCCAGTCCATCACCTGATACTGGTGATAGAGGTAGCGGTTCAAAACGATCGACTCGTCGTTA
Proteins encoded:
- a CDS encoding type I restriction endonuclease subunit R; translated protein: MTPIDGSTVAYEAIALSAESTVVAEFTPDPAKQTGYQSEADLEKALIGLLQEQAYEYLPLRAEADLVANLRTQLEVLNKVAFTDGEWQRFFTQQIAGVNEGVVEKTAKIQTDHVQVLKRDDGSFKNIYLLDKTHIHNNRLQVINQYEVPAATAGADGVQTGGVHANRYDVTILVNGLPLVHVELKRRGVDIREAFNQINRYARDSFWADSGLFEYVQLFVISNGTLTKYYSNTVRDQHLAEASGKRSRRKTSNSFEFTSWWADASNKPITDLVGFTKTFFAKHTLLNILTRYCVFDADRKLLVMRPYQIAATEQILRRIETATNTKRLGTIAAGGYVWHTTGSGKTLTSFKTAQLATKLPSIDKVLFVVDRKDLDYQTMREYERFEKGAANSNTSTKVLKRQLEDPNSRIIITTIQKLARFVEQNAKHQIFAGHVVIIFDECHRSQFGDMHTKITKAFKNYHLFGFTGTPIFAVNAGSSGTPGLRTTEQAFGDRLHTYTIVDAIRDANVLPFRIDYINTIKTSDAIADKQVSAIDTEKALLAPERISQVVAYVREHFDQKTKRNSTYTLAGKRLVGFNSLFATASIEAAKRYYNAFTYRQDELPSDQQLKVGLIYSYAANEAEPDGLLGEEEFETYDLDQSSREFLEDAIQDYNDLFGTSYDTSADKFQNYYKDLSMRLKNRELDLVIVVNMFLTGFDATTLNTLWVDKNLRAHGLIQAFSRTNRILNSVKTYGNIVSFRNLEDETNEALALFGNADAKGVALLRPYGEYFDEYAAKVTELLDGYPPGQVIVGEENQKQFIALFGAILRLRNILTSFDDFAGNEILTPRQLQDYQSVYLNLYAERRKVTVADKEMINDDVVFEIELIKQVEVNVDYILMLVRQYLEQHGEPGDVEVRATIARAIDSSPSLRNKKDLVEAFVDSLTVDADVDGEWKAFVAAKRAEDLDRIITEENLRPDETREFIQRAFRDGSVPTAGTAVTRILPPVSRFAKANNHSIKKQTVLEKLTDFFSRYFGLA